The following are encoded together in the Desulfococcus multivorans genome:
- a CDS encoding acetyl-CoA carboxylase biotin carboxyl carrier protein subunit, whose translation MTEEILAPLAGKIVKINLEVGAKVEEDDEALIIEAMKMETPVFVPCDGTVKEVRVKEGDSVEEEDVLAIIT comes from the coding sequence ATGACAGAAGAAATCTTAGCACCCCTTGCGGGAAAAATCGTCAAAATAAATCTTGAGGTCGGCGCGAAGGTAGAGGAGGACGACGAGGCCCTGATCATCGAGGCCATGAAGATGGAAACCCCGGTCTTCGTCCCGTGCGACGGCACGGTCAAAGAGGTTCGCGTCAAGGAGGGCGACTCGGTGGAGGAGGAAGACGTCCTTGCGATAATCACGTAA
- the prmA gene encoding 50S ribosomal protein L11 methyltransferase gives MKWTQVKVVFEFHDAVLGADLISDVFYDLGLQGVVVESPNMSPEEGWATDALPLPEVDAVSGYFPGNADGAQKISSLEEGLRVLGRRTGITTRLLFQELDEEDWAESWKAYFRPEKISDKIVVKPTWRDYTPTSPDEIILEIDPGMAFGTGTHPTTVLCIRLLETWLAPGIRFLDVGTGSGILMIAAGKLGAGLMVGVDKDGVAVDVARENLSKNGFGPGSAEIHAGDLLAGVSRTFDVVAANILSEVILLLLEDIPKVLSAGGIFICSGIISENRRKVADRMADIGFEVLDVREKDGWTAMAARFIGPK, from the coding sequence ATGAAGTGGACCCAGGTTAAAGTGGTTTTCGAATTCCATGACGCTGTTCTGGGCGCCGACCTGATTTCAGACGTTTTTTACGATCTCGGCCTTCAGGGAGTGGTTGTGGAAAGTCCGAACATGTCGCCGGAAGAGGGATGGGCAACGGATGCGCTGCCCTTGCCCGAGGTCGATGCCGTAAGCGGCTATTTTCCGGGAAACGCCGACGGTGCGCAAAAGATATCTTCTCTGGAAGAAGGATTGCGTGTCCTGGGTCGGCGGACCGGAATCACGACCAGACTTCTTTTTCAGGAACTGGACGAAGAGGACTGGGCCGAGTCCTGGAAGGCATATTTCCGGCCGGAAAAAATCTCCGACAAAATTGTTGTTAAACCCACATGGCGCGACTACACCCCGACATCGCCGGACGAAATCATACTTGAGATCGATCCGGGGATGGCCTTCGGCACCGGAACCCACCCTACCACCGTTCTCTGCATACGGCTGCTTGAAACCTGGCTGGCGCCGGGGATACGTTTTCTTGATGTGGGTACCGGTTCGGGGATTCTTATGATCGCCGCCGGAAAACTGGGGGCGGGCCTCATGGTCGGCGTGGACAAAGACGGCGTTGCCGTCGACGTGGCCCGGGAAAATCTCTCCAAAAACGGGTTCGGACCCGGATCGGCCGAGATTCATGCCGGGGACCTCCTGGCGGGTGTCTCCCGAACCTTTGACGTGGTGGCGGCCAACATCCTGAGCGAGGTCATCCTCCTTCTTTTGGAAGACATCCCGAAGGTGCTTTCAGCGGGGGGCATCTTTATCTGTTCGGGGATTATCTCGGAAAATCGCCGTAAGGTGGCCGACAGGATGGCCGACATTGGATTCGAGGTGTTGGATGTTCGGGAAAAAGACGGATGGACGGCCATGGCCGCCCGTTTCATCGGGCCTAAATGA
- a CDS encoding radical SAM protein, whose translation MKRQLRRKKGKPPAKPVTAMVADAAGEIFELEGYAAAGMAGDRVVPLTTENTLPMPHGGELMYLPHRRPLVFNLVAEAPEMIDENPYAPGEPIYPVAAFNSPGYVNTYISAYRERDPGDVLPLFSYGAVGWHGGGFRSAVIRVDREPRQDIRQMPRDKVVAGVRRMQALLPENRLRRHLERCALEYGCPAGKNFFLGRYEAPLPASRTCNARCLGCISLQPEDGVSCSQERIDFTPSPEEIAEVALAHIRRVDNSVVSFGQGCEGDPLFAAHVIAPAIRLIRRETDRGTINMNTNASLPDVLADLFDAGLDSIRVSMNSVRKTCYDAYYRPRGYAFTDVLASIDIALAHGRFVALNYLNCPGFTDTPEEVAAFLAFRRTHPIHYVQWRNLNYDPVKYWRTMNRAAVHGVPMGMREALRRIRRAFPDLGYGYFNPPRETWKKIKGRAE comes from the coding sequence ATGAAGAGACAGTTACGACGAAAAAAAGGAAAACCCCCTGCGAAGCCTGTAACGGCCATGGTCGCCGATGCCGCCGGGGAGATCTTCGAGTTGGAAGGATACGCCGCAGCCGGTATGGCGGGCGACAGGGTCGTTCCGCTCACCACCGAGAACACCCTTCCCATGCCCCATGGTGGAGAGTTGATGTACCTCCCCCACCGGCGGCCGTTGGTCTTCAATCTCGTCGCCGAAGCGCCGGAGATGATTGACGAGAACCCCTATGCTCCCGGGGAGCCGATTTATCCCGTGGCGGCCTTCAATTCCCCCGGATACGTCAATACCTATATCAGCGCCTATCGGGAGCGGGACCCCGGAGATGTCCTGCCGCTTTTTTCCTACGGCGCCGTGGGGTGGCACGGCGGGGGATTTCGATCGGCCGTCATCCGTGTTGATCGGGAGCCTCGGCAGGATATCCGACAAATGCCCCGGGATAAGGTTGTGGCCGGGGTTCGGCGCATGCAGGCGCTTTTGCCTGAAAACCGCCTTCGCCGGCATCTGGAACGTTGCGCCCTCGAGTATGGATGCCCGGCCGGCAAGAACTTTTTTCTGGGCCGCTACGAAGCCCCCCTGCCCGCTTCCCGGACCTGCAACGCCCGGTGCCTGGGATGCATCTCTCTTCAACCGGAGGACGGGGTGTCCTGCAGCCAGGAACGCATCGACTTCACCCCATCTCCCGAGGAGATCGCCGAGGTGGCCCTGGCTCACATTCGACGGGTTGACAACAGCGTGGTCAGTTTCGGCCAGGGATGCGAGGGAGACCCGCTCTTCGCGGCCCATGTCATCGCCCCGGCCATTCGCCTGATTCGCAGGGAAACCGATCGGGGCACCATCAACATGAACACCAATGCAAGTCTTCCGGACGTCCTGGCGGATTTGTTCGACGCCGGTCTCGACAGCATCCGCGTCTCCATGAACAGCGTTCGGAAGACGTGCTACGACGCCTATTACCGTCCCAGGGGTTATGCCTTCACCGATGTTCTGGCAAGCATCGATATCGCGCTGGCGCACGGCCGGTTTGTGGCCCTGAATTACCTGAACTGCCCGGGATTCACCGACACGCCCGAGGAGGTGGCGGCTTTTCTGGCCTTCAGGCGGACGCATCCGATACATTATGTCCAGTGGCGGAACCTGAACTATGATCCCGTCAAGTACTGGAGGACCATGAACCGGGCGGCGGTTCACGGGGTTCCTATGGGGATGCGCGAGGCTCTGAGACGGATCCGGCGGGCTTTTCCGGATCTCGGATATGGATATTTCAATCCTCCCAGGGAGACTTGGAAGAAGATAAAGGGTAGGGCGGAATGA
- the selA gene encoding L-seryl-tRNA(Sec) selenium transferase, with protein MPLTDAQQNLLRRLPGIDRILEQTRVDPFFEAVPKPLLTRICREVVEDLRKAVIDGRPPVDENDMTDAGITARVKQHLGRTLKPNLIPVVNATGVVVHTNLGRSLLADEAVKNVARISRRYTNLEFDLVRGTRGLRYSAIEGILCELTGAEAAMAVNNNAAAVLLCLDTLARGKEAVVSRGELVEIGGSFRIPDVMVRSGARLREVGTTNRTHLRDYEQAIGDDTGLLLKVHTSNFSVVGFTKAVPARELVELGHKRGIPVMEDLGSGTLVDLSVYGMIKEPTVQESVAAGIDVVTFSGDKLLGGPQAGLIVGKRAILDAVRQNPLTRALRIDKMTLAALETTLRIYRDPRKAVQAIPTLRMLIIPLSEIQQRAERFTALMTASRSERLRLSILDGFSRVGGGALPLQELPTRCVSLAIDGISTAAIERRMRRHIPPVIGRIEADRFILDFRTVGEDDIDIIASAVGNLLEK; from the coding sequence ATGCCGCTGACCGACGCACAACAAAACCTGTTGAGAAGACTACCGGGAATCGACCGCATTCTCGAACAGACCCGTGTTGACCCGTTTTTCGAAGCGGTGCCGAAACCCTTGTTGACCCGAATCTGCAGGGAGGTGGTGGAAGATCTGCGGAAGGCCGTCATCGACGGAAGGCCGCCCGTCGATGAAAACGATATGACCGACGCCGGGATCACGGCCAGGGTCAAGCAGCACCTTGGCCGCACCCTGAAGCCCAACCTGATACCCGTTGTCAATGCCACCGGCGTCGTGGTCCACACCAATCTGGGACGCTCCCTGCTGGCAGATGAGGCCGTGAAAAATGTCGCCCGCATTTCACGCCGGTACACCAATCTCGAGTTCGACCTGGTCAGAGGCACCCGAGGTCTTCGCTACAGCGCCATCGAGGGGATCCTCTGTGAACTCACCGGCGCCGAAGCGGCAATGGCGGTCAACAACAACGCCGCCGCCGTGCTCCTCTGCCTCGATACCCTGGCCCGGGGAAAGGAGGCTGTCGTTTCCCGGGGAGAGCTCGTGGAAATCGGCGGTTCCTTTCGGATACCCGACGTCATGGTCCGCAGCGGTGCCCGGCTCCGGGAGGTGGGCACCACCAACCGGACCCACCTCCGGGACTACGAACAGGCCATCGGCGACGACACCGGGCTTCTGCTCAAGGTTCACACCAGCAATTTCAGCGTGGTGGGATTCACCAAGGCCGTACCCGCCCGAGAACTGGTCGAACTGGGCCACAAACGCGGCATACCGGTCATGGAGGACCTGGGCAGCGGCACCCTCGTCGATCTCTCCGTCTACGGCATGATCAAGGAGCCCACCGTTCAGGAGTCGGTTGCCGCCGGCATCGATGTCGTCACCTTCAGCGGCGACAAGCTCCTCGGCGGTCCTCAGGCGGGACTGATTGTTGGAAAACGGGCGATTCTCGACGCCGTCCGGCAGAACCCTCTGACCCGGGCCCTCAGAATCGACAAGATGACCCTGGCCGCCCTGGAGACCACCCTCCGGATCTATCGAGACCCCAGAAAGGCCGTCCAGGCCATTCCAACGCTCCGGATGCTCATCATCCCGTTGTCGGAGATCCAACAACGGGCCGAGCGTTTTACGGCATTGATGACCGCGAGCCGTTCCGAGCGCCTGCGCCTCTCCATTCTCGATGGGTTCTCCAGGGTCGGCGGGGGCGCTCTTCCGCTTCAGGAACTGCCCACCAGGTGCGTGAGCCTGGCAATCGACGGTATATCCACGGCCGCCATCGAGCGACGGATGCGCAGACACATCCCGCCCGTGATCGGCCGCATCGAAGCCGATCGCTTTATTCTGGACTTCAGAACCGTGGGGGAAGACGACATCGACATTATCGCATCCGCCGTCGGAAACCTGCTGGAAAAATGA
- a CDS encoding tetratricopeptide repeat protein produces MTRNTRKIYTRTGHRQAFLLHETRDLQKASRPAERRTAVGIRELSARFPHMSVGKALIEAALHQLEPTPAFGVMLIRVDDFFDVQDAAGDEAAISLLLDAAVVVDEVTRAEDALWGMIEQDLIGIFLPEKTEDDCKNIAEEIRRIFSLVREATLTMGVTEYPMDEYGPIDTLKNARKALNHARHYGPGGIAVFDATSLNINADRLFQEGNIHGAAEELKAALRLNPGDADIRNSLGVCYAALGAFNRALREFRAAVGLCPESIMPVHNIGLVHEMMGEPQKALRHLIEADRLLGSDPNAGAVFELPFQIGRIYLQEGLPEKAEPYLVRASALNPASGAACRKLGECLAARGDTNGAVRAFSNAVKRNPNDAAALSELGILFHQQGENPDIALLFCRHSVDIAPRNGLFHQRLGELCLAQNRRDEALVALERAHELGCDSRALIDRIRELNAWTEQTSGKKETA; encoded by the coding sequence ATGACCCGAAACACCCGAAAAATCTACACCCGGACCGGACATCGTCAGGCTTTTCTGCTGCATGAAACCAGAGATCTTCAGAAAGCGTCCCGTCCGGCTGAGCGCCGAACAGCCGTCGGCATTCGGGAGCTTTCCGCGAGATTCCCGCACATGTCCGTGGGAAAAGCCCTCATCGAGGCGGCGCTCCATCAACTGGAACCGACGCCCGCCTTCGGCGTCATGCTGATCCGTGTAGACGATTTTTTCGATGTCCAGGATGCCGCCGGCGACGAGGCTGCGATATCCCTGCTCCTGGACGCCGCCGTCGTCGTCGACGAGGTCACCCGGGCCGAGGATGCCCTATGGGGCATGATCGAGCAGGATCTGATCGGCATTTTTCTCCCGGAAAAAACCGAGGACGACTGCAAAAATATCGCCGAAGAAATCCGGCGGATCTTCTCCCTGGTCCGCGAAGCCACATTGACCATGGGTGTCACGGAATACCCCATGGACGAATACGGCCCTATCGACACCCTCAAAAACGCCCGAAAAGCCTTGAACCACGCCCGGCATTACGGCCCCGGCGGCATCGCGGTATTTGATGCGACAAGCCTCAACATCAACGCCGACCGCCTTTTCCAGGAGGGAAACATTCACGGCGCCGCAGAGGAACTCAAAGCCGCCCTCCGGCTGAATCCCGGAGACGCCGACATCCGCAACAGCCTGGGGGTCTGCTACGCCGCCCTGGGGGCGTTCAACCGAGCGCTTCGGGAATTCAGGGCCGCCGTCGGACTATGTCCGGAAAGCATTATGCCCGTTCACAACATCGGTCTTGTGCACGAGATGATGGGAGAGCCCCAAAAAGCGCTCAGACATCTGATCGAAGCCGATCGTCTTCTCGGATCCGACCCGAACGCCGGGGCGGTTTTTGAGCTGCCGTTTCAGATCGGTAGAATTTACCTTCAGGAGGGGCTTCCGGAAAAGGCCGAACCGTATCTGGTCCGGGCTTCGGCCCTCAATCCCGCCTCCGGCGCCGCCTGCCGAAAGCTGGGGGAATGTCTTGCGGCCCGAGGCGACACCAACGGCGCCGTCAGGGCTTTCAGCAACGCCGTCAAACGCAACCCCAACGACGCCGCAGCCCTGTCCGAGTTGGGCATCCTCTTCCACCAGCAGGGTGAAAATCCTGACATCGCCCTTCTGTTCTGCCGGCACAGCGTCGACATCGCGCCCCGAAACGGCCTTTTCCATCAACGCCTGGGCGAGCTCTGCCTTGCCCAGAACCGCCGCGACGAAGCCCTCGTCGCCCTGGAGCGCGCCCATGAACTCGGATGCGATTCCCGGGCGCTGATCGACCGGATCAGGGAATTGAACGCCTGGACGGAACAGACCTCCGGAAAAAAGGAAACCGCATGA
- a CDS encoding D-sedoheptulose-7-phosphate isomerase: MKEMILASLKASLHTKEKSVLTHTDDLLAATENIRQSLVAGGKLLIFGNGGSAADAQHIAAEFVNRFLKERRPLAAMALTTDTSVITSIGNDYHFDQIFQKQVEALGRIGDIAVGISTSGNSPNVVLAMETARKMGLFTIGFTGRGGAIATLSDILFTVPSDVTARIQETHITLAHILCELVEERMFGGVGAAAQP, translated from the coding sequence ATGAAAGAGATGATCCTGGCCAGCCTGAAGGCGAGCCTTCACACCAAAGAAAAAAGCGTCCTTACCCACACGGACGATCTGCTGGCGGCGACGGAAAATATCCGGCAGTCCCTCGTTGCCGGCGGCAAGCTCCTCATATTCGGAAACGGGGGCAGCGCCGCCGATGCCCAGCATATTGCGGCGGAATTCGTCAATCGTTTCCTGAAAGAGCGTCGCCCCCTGGCGGCTATGGCCCTTACCACCGACACCTCTGTGATCACCAGTATCGGCAACGACTACCATTTCGACCAGATCTTCCAGAAACAGGTCGAAGCCCTGGGACGGATCGGCGATATCGCCGTGGGCATCAGCACCAGCGGAAATTCCCCCAACGTGGTTCTCGCCATGGAAACCGCCCGGAAAATGGGACTCTTCACCATCGGCTTCACCGGCAGGGGCGGGGCCATCGCCACGCTGTCCGATATCCTTTTCACGGTCCCCTCGGACGTCACCGCACGGATTCAGGAGACCCACATCACCCTGGCCCATATTTTGTGTGAACTGGTGGAAGAGCGGATGTTCGGCGGTGTCGGTGCCGCAGCTCAACCCTGA
- a CDS encoding FmdB family zinc ribbon protein has translation MPIYEYHCDQCDKDFECLVIGSHQAECPNCKSTDVRKMMSACGFLSKGSGGETVKASAGASSCSGCTASSCAGCGH, from the coding sequence ATGCCTATATACGAATATCACTGTGATCAATGCGACAAAGATTTTGAATGCCTCGTCATCGGCAGCCACCAGGCTGAATGTCCGAACTGCAAAAGCACCGACGTCAGGAAGATGATGTCCGCCTGCGGCTTTCTGAGCAAAGGCAGCGGCGGAGAGACGGTCAAGGCATCCGCCGGAGCATCGTCCTGCAGCGGGTGCACGGCCTCCAGCTGCGCGGGGTGCGGCCACTGA
- the hemC gene encoding hydroxymethylbilane synthase: MASTTTAQDRTTRHITIGTRGSQLALWQANWARRTIMEKFPGTAVELLIIKTKGDKILDVPLAKVGGKGLFVKEIEDAMLDGRIDAAVHSMKDMPAKIPPGLCIGAVPERETPQDALVSRNRLPLKRLPQGARVGTSSLRRGAQLKSVRPDIEIVPLRGNLDTRLNKLDTERLDAVILAAAGLNRMGLTDRITEMIDTTVMLPAVGQGALCIECRQNDPGIAPVMAALNHAETRKVVMGERAFLNRLEGGCQVPIAAHGTLEGDTYTLIGLVAALDGGTVIRETLSGPAEDAERIGVSLAEHLIAKGAGPILESLKEIHEISR, translated from the coding sequence ATGGCGAGTACGACGACCGCACAGGACAGAACGACGCGACACATCACCATCGGCACCCGGGGCAGCCAGTTGGCCCTCTGGCAGGCCAACTGGGCTCGCCGAACCATTATGGAAAAATTTCCCGGCACAGCCGTCGAACTCCTCATCATCAAGACCAAGGGCGACAAGATCCTGGACGTCCCCCTGGCCAAGGTCGGCGGCAAGGGGCTTTTCGTCAAGGAGATCGAGGACGCCATGCTGGACGGCAGGATCGATGCGGCCGTCCACAGCATGAAGGATATGCCGGCCAAGATCCCACCCGGACTCTGCATCGGCGCCGTTCCCGAGCGGGAGACGCCTCAGGACGCCCTGGTCTCCCGAAATCGACTTCCCCTGAAGCGTCTTCCCCAGGGCGCACGGGTGGGGACCAGCAGCCTGCGGCGCGGGGCCCAGCTGAAAAGCGTTCGCCCGGACATCGAGATCGTGCCGCTCCGCGGGAACCTCGATACACGCCTCAACAAGCTCGACACCGAGAGGTTGGATGCGGTCATCCTGGCGGCAGCCGGTCTGAATCGCATGGGCCTGACCGACCGAATCACCGAAATGATCGACACCACCGTCATGCTCCCGGCCGTGGGCCAGGGAGCCCTCTGCATCGAGTGTCGGCAAAACGATCCCGGCATCGCCCCGGTGATGGCGGCCCTGAATCACGCAGAAACACGAAAGGTGGTCATGGGGGAGCGGGCCTTTCTGAACCGCCTGGAGGGCGGGTGTCAGGTACCTATCGCCGCCCACGGCACGCTTGAAGGCGACACCTACACGCTGATCGGGCTGGTGGCCGCCCTCGACGGCGGCACCGTCATCCGGGAAACCCTGTCCGGCCCTGCCGAAGACGCGGAACGCATCGGCGTCTCTCTGGCCGAACACCTCATCGCCAAGGGCGCCGGGCCAATCTTAGAAAGCCTGAAGGAAATTCATGAAATCAGCAGGTAA
- the cobA gene encoding uroporphyrinogen-III C-methyltransferase — protein sequence MKSAGKVYLVGAGPGDPGLITVKGLECIRNADVIIYDYLASPAFLKYAPEHAEQIYVGKKGGDHTLSQDGINALIVEKAKEGRVVTRLKGGDPFIFGRGGEEAEVLVAAGIPFEVVPGVTSAIAAPAYAGIPLTHRDFTSTLAFVTGHEDPTKTDSSIDWASLARGIGTLVFFMGVKNLPHITRNLMDNGMAPETPVGLIRWGTTTRQESVFGTLENIVERVKAAGLKAPSIIVVGNVVSLRSSLNWFENRPLLGKRIVVTRAREQASDLVKRLTDMGADCMECPTIQVIPPEDWAPLDAAVNTLSTYDWIVFTSVNGVRFFFRRLFETGYDVRALHRLRTACIGPVTARTLMGFGLKTDILPENYRAESVVDAFRNENIKGCRILLPRAMEARPVLPVELTRMGATVDEVTAYRTVQARENAEQLVAELKSGAIDMVTFTSSSTVRNFKALLPEEEPLPRMMNGVTVASIGPITSDTARELGFTVDVTASTYTIPGLCDAILAHYQTAS from the coding sequence ATGAAATCAGCAGGTAAAGTCTATCTGGTGGGCGCAGGGCCGGGTGACCCCGGCCTGATAACGGTCAAGGGTCTGGAGTGCATACGGAATGCCGATGTGATCATCTACGATTACCTGGCATCGCCCGCCTTTCTCAAGTATGCCCCGGAGCATGCGGAACAGATCTACGTCGGGAAAAAAGGGGGAGACCATACCCTTTCCCAGGACGGCATCAACGCCCTGATCGTGGAAAAAGCCAAAGAAGGACGGGTCGTGACCCGACTCAAGGGCGGAGACCCTTTTATTTTCGGCCGGGGCGGTGAGGAGGCCGAGGTTCTGGTGGCCGCCGGGATCCCCTTTGAAGTCGTACCCGGGGTGACATCGGCCATTGCGGCGCCGGCCTACGCAGGCATCCCCCTTACCCATCGAGACTTTACCTCGACATTGGCCTTTGTCACCGGCCACGAGGATCCGACCAAGACGGATTCCAGCATCGACTGGGCCTCCCTGGCTCGGGGTATCGGCACCCTGGTCTTTTTTATGGGCGTCAAGAACCTCCCCCACATCACCCGAAACCTGATGGACAACGGGATGGCACCCGAAACGCCGGTAGGCCTGATTCGATGGGGAACTACAACGCGCCAGGAATCCGTGTTCGGCACTCTCGAGAACATCGTGGAACGGGTGAAGGCGGCAGGGCTCAAGGCGCCTTCCATTATCGTCGTCGGAAACGTCGTCTCCCTTCGGAGCTCCCTCAACTGGTTCGAAAATCGCCCCCTTCTGGGCAAACGGATCGTCGTCACGCGGGCTCGGGAACAGGCGAGCGATCTGGTGAAGCGTTTGACGGACATGGGTGCCGACTGCATGGAATGCCCGACCATTCAGGTCATCCCCCCCGAAGACTGGGCCCCCCTGGATGCGGCCGTCAACACCCTGTCCACATACGATTGGATCGTCTTCACCAGCGTCAACGGCGTCAGGTTTTTCTTCCGGAGACTCTTCGAGACCGGGTACGATGTTCGGGCCCTTCACCGCCTCAGGACCGCCTGTATCGGCCCCGTCACCGCCCGGACCTTGATGGGCTTCGGCCTGAAAACCGACATCCTGCCCGAAAACTACCGGGCCGAGTCGGTGGTGGACGCCTTCAGGAACGAAAATATCAAGGGGTGCCGCATCCTGCTGCCCCGCGCCATGGAGGCGAGACCCGTCCTGCCTGTGGAGCTGACGCGAATGGGTGCGACCGTGGACGAGGTCACGGCCTACCGGACGGTCCAGGCCCGGGAAAACGCTGAGCAGCTTGTGGCAGAACTCAAGTCCGGCGCTATCGACATGGTCACCTTCACCAGTTCTTCCACCGTGCGGAATTTCAAAGCCCTTTTACCCGAGGAGGAGCCTCTCCCCCGAATGATGAACGGCGTCACCGTGGCGAGCATCGGGCCCATCACCTCGGACACGGCCCGGGAGCTGGGGTTCACGGTGGACGTCACGGCGTCGACTTACACGATTCCAGGCCTCTGCGACGCCATTCTGGCCCACTACCAAACAGCTTCATAG
- the hemW gene encoding radical SAM family heme chaperone HemW: MPLNPTVPRPPDGGHGSVPTVREVGGIYIHVPFCVRKCLYCDFYSEIDRSRIPDYLDALDQEIRCADPPAGLIFDTLYIGGGTPSVLASNQVNRIMATVRERFELCPDAEITLEANPGTLTEKGLRALRRLGVNRLNIGVQSFSDKGLRFLGRVHSAEDARTSVRWAQDAGYDSIGLDLIYGLPGQSAADWIADMTAAVTLAPHHLSCYMLTYEPGTPLSRLLEKRTFKPLSESRVGTLFQTTIRFLADHGYTQYEVSNFARSSDKQSRHNRKYWSMAPYLGFGPSAHSFMPPERWWNVGSIGRYMELTATGQPVVDAKEVVDREGQIIEGLYLGLRQTDGIRIPDFENRFELRFKEVFGEVLATLRKKKWLQDAADRCALTPLGLRFLDSVTSMFVSRDFSGIPTSERR; encoded by the coding sequence ATGCCTCTGAATCCTACCGTACCCCGCCCGCCGGACGGCGGACATGGATCCGTACCGACCGTTCGCGAGGTGGGGGGCATCTACATCCATGTTCCGTTCTGCGTCCGCAAATGCCTCTACTGCGATTTCTATTCCGAAATCGACCGTTCCCGAATTCCCGACTACCTTGACGCCCTCGATCAGGAAATCCGCTGCGCCGATCCGCCGGCGGGGCTCATTTTCGATACCCTGTATATCGGGGGCGGAACACCTTCCGTACTGGCGTCAAACCAAGTCAACCGTATAATGGCTACGGTACGCGAACGATTTGAATTGTGTCCCGATGCGGAGATCACCCTGGAAGCCAACCCCGGGACCCTTACCGAAAAGGGGCTTCGGGCGTTACGACGCCTGGGCGTCAATCGCCTCAACATCGGGGTCCAGTCCTTTTCGGACAAAGGACTCCGATTTCTGGGGCGGGTCCATTCGGCCGAGGATGCCCGGACTTCCGTGCGATGGGCGCAGGATGCCGGTTACGACAGCATCGGCCTCGATCTGATATACGGTCTTCCGGGACAGTCGGCGGCAGACTGGATCGCGGACATGACGGCTGCCGTCACCCTCGCCCCCCATCATCTCTCCTGCTACATGCTCACCTACGAACCGGGGACGCCGCTGTCGCGGCTCCTGGAGAAGAGGACATTCAAGCCCCTCTCCGAAAGTCGGGTCGGCACATTGTTTCAAACCACCATCCGATTTCTGGCCGACCACGGTTACACCCAGTACGAGGTCTCCAATTTCGCCCGTTCGTCGGATAAACAGTCGCGACACAACCGGAAATACTGGTCCATGGCGCCCTACCTGGGCTTCGGCCCCTCCGCCCACTCGTTCATGCCGCCGGAGCGGTGGTGGAATGTCGGGAGCATCGGACGATACATGGAACTCACCGCAACGGGGCAGCCCGTCGTGGATGCGAAGGAAGTCGTGGATCGGGAAGGACAAATCATCGAAGGGCTCTATCTGGGGCTGCGGCAGACCGACGGCATCCGGATTCCGGACTTCGAAAACCGGTTCGAGCTCCGTTTCAAAGAAGTCTTCGGAGAGGTTCTGGCGACCCTCCGAAAAAAAAAGTGGCTTCAGGATGCCGCTGATCGGTGTGCCTTGACCCCCTTGGGGCTCCGTTTTCTGGACAGCGTTACGTCGATGTTCGTCTCAAGAGATTTTTCCGGGATCCCGACGAGCGAAAGGCGATAA